The following DNA comes from Nitrospira sp..
AGACGTTTCCGCCCATGTCGAAGAGACCGTAGGGACTTTTCCCCTTCTCGTAGGTACCCACCGGCTGAAGAACCTGCTCGTAGCTGAACCGGGCCCCGAGCCCATGGTTGGCGAGGTCCGATGCCGGCTTCTGCACGCCCCACGGATAGGGCCGCTCATCGGTCCCGCGCGCAGCCTTTTCCCATTCCGCTTCTGTCGGCAGACGCTTGCCGGCCCAGTGGCAATAGGCCTGCGCGTCCTCCCAATCCACGCCAATCACTGGTCGATCGCCATGCTCAACCAATTTGACCGTCTCCCAATACGCTGGCGGGTCGCGATGCGTGGCTGCAAGAAACCGGGCATAGCGGGCCACGGTGACTTCATACACATCCATTGAATAGGCATCAAGATGGACTTTGTGGCGCGGCCGTTCATCTTCGAGCGCAGCCACACCGTCCAACCCCATTGAAAATTCACCGGCGGGAATGGCGGCCATCGACGTATCATCACCCCGCACGGTCGCCTCGTTTTTCTGCTTGCGGAGCTTGTTGATCTGCGCGTCGACTGAAATGGGAAGGCACGCCACACAGACAATCAGTACGGCTGGCCACCCACGGCCCATCAGAGAATCGTGCCCCCAACGACCCAGTGGCGATCATCAATCACGTCGATCAAGAGCCGCGACAGATTCATCTCAGCCAACTGCGCTGCCACTTCGTCTTCGGTGAAGGCGGCTAGAAGCGAATTGTAAAAGTCTCGCCGCAAAATCGCCAGCTCAGTAGCGGCATAGCGATTCACAATGGCCTGTGCGGCCTCCGGTGATTCGGGACGCACCAGATCCATGACCAGCACGCAGGCGCCCGGCTTGACCTGCGTCTTGAGGCCATGCCAGAACTGCAAGGGATTGGGAATGTGATGCAGGAGCGAATTGGAGAGCACCGCATCAGCCCGTTCGGCCAGTGTCAGCGCCTGTATCCGCTCGCACTTCAACGCAATCTGCGCAGCCAGACCGGCCTCTCTGACTGCCGCCTCGGCCAGCTTGATCATCGGCAGCGAGGCGTCCACCGCCGTTACGCGGCACTTCGGTAGGGCTTTCACAAAACGGATTGGAATATTGGCCGGCCCGCAGCCCAGATCGAGTACGTGGCCTTCAGAAAAGTTTGGGAAATACTCGCGGAACAGGTTGACAAAAGCCTGGTTCTCTTCGTCAAAGTCAGCCTTGGCATAGGCAGACGCCTGCTCGTCATCATCCATCAGCTCAGGCTCGAGGACGCGCTTCATTTTCGTTCCTCGAAGCACGTGATGCGTATCTCGTCACACGTTAAGGAAGAGTCTTGCTTCACGCTTCCACCACCACCGGATCGCCCTGCTTGACGGTTCCTTCAGCCAGCACCTTCGCGTAGACACGGCTCCAACCCGGATGGGATTTTTGCGCGATGCGCGAGAAATCGCCGTCCTTAAACCAGCAGGCGTTGTGTTTGCACGGCGCCGTGTAACTCAGGACTTCCACCCGCACCTCGTCCCCCACGCGCAATTTGGTTCCCGGCTCGACATGCTTCCAGACGAGTCCGGCAATCGTGAAATTCTCTCCGGCTGACCCCGGCGCGATCGAATGGCCCTCCTTCCGAAGCGCTTCGATCAGTTCCAGCGCATAAAGACAGATCGCGCGGTCCGGCCCCCCGTGAACTTCGAGATTCCGTTGCCGGTCGCCTTCTACGCCGTGCTTGGTGACACGGGCCCTTGGTACCGCGCGTTTGGGGACACCGCCAGTGGATACGCTGATTTGATGTAAATGCGGATTCGTCATACACCTCCGTCACATGAGTCCGGCTTGAGGATTTGCACTGCCAGCCAGCCAGCCCGTTCTTTCGACGCGACGATTACGCCGCCCGCTTCTGAAAACACTCCGGCGATCTCGGACCGGTCTTCCAGCAGGACACCCGACACAAGCACACGCGCGCCGTGCGCGAGCAGCGGCTCGAATAACCGCCCTGCCTCCAGCAGCGTGGGCCGGTCAAGATTGGCCAGAATCAGATCAAACGGATGCGATCCCAGCGCGTCCAGCGTGGCGACCCGCAAATCAAGTTCGGGACCGAACCGATTGTCCGTCGCATAGTCTCGCGCACAGTCGATGGCGACCGGATCATTGTCGATGCCTATGGCAGCCTTCGCGCCCAGCTTCAACGCCACCATGGCTAGAATGCCGCTGCCAGTACCGACGTCCAACACTCGCTCGCCGCCGTGAATGCAGTCCTCCAGCCACTCAAGCAGCATCGCCGTCGTGGCATGGTGGCCGGTGCCAAAGGCCTGCTTGGGATCAAGCACCAGTTCGATGTCACCAGATTGCAGTTCCATGCGCTGCCAGCTCGGGCGAAGCACAATGCGCCGGCCGATGCGAATGGGGGTGACCGACTTCGCCCACTGCTTGTTCCAGTCCTGTGCGGGCACCTGATCCACGGTAATGGATACTGACGTGTCTCCGCACAGACTCAACACCCGCTTGAGCACAGCCAGCCGGTCTGGACTCCACCGATCTGCCGGCCAGTAGAGCCGCACCGCCCCGTTCTCTTGCCATGCACCGGAGACAGCGGGATCGCCCAGCAGACCGAGCACCTCGCCGGCATCCGCTGATCCCGTCCATCGCACTTCGATCCAGTTCTGCGCCATACGATCACGTGACGGGCATTGTACCAAGCCGGTTCAGAGGGGACCATCCCCAACTTGACAGGCCCCATCGGCCTTCCTGAGTTGCTGCCGTTCCGGGGACTCGCGACCGAGACCCTCACATGAAGACATGGCTACGATGTATTCTTCGCGCGATGCGGGCGCTGGCGGCCTACACGTTCAAGGGTATGCCGAAGGCACCCCCAATACGACATCGACCATCACCGGCACCACGTCCGGCAAGTCGTAGTTCGAGGGCGGCCTGGTCAAGAAGGACCAGACGACGCGGGCCGAGATGCGAGTGGCGCGCGATCACCTGAGCGCGCGACGCGCGAACTAAACTAATGGATTCTTGTCGGCTCGGCCCGTCGGGCGTGCGTCCGCCGGGCCAGGCTGCTTTTAGCGCAGCATTAAAATAATGGAGAGGCACACGCTGGCATTGTTCACCATATGCGCGAGGATTCCCGGCAGGATGCTCCCGCTCCGCTCGTAGACCCAGGCCCACAGTAGTCCGCTCCAGAGCACGCTGATGAACCCCAGCAACCCGTAGCCGTGCGCGACGGCAAACACCGATGCGCTAATCAACGCCGAGGCGACGAATCCGAACCGCCGGCGCAGCGTGGCAAAAAAGAGTCCGCGGAAGACGATTTCCTCGAACACCGGCGCGAAGACGATCGTTTCGACCAGGCTGGTGGCCAGCTCCATTCCATCTCCCCAGACCAGCGCCTCATCGAACCCCTCCGTCCAGTGGCTGCCGAGTCCCATCGGCTGCGTGATCATCGTAACCAGCCATTCGACCAGCAATCCAGTGGCCGAGACGATAGCCACCAGCCGCCAGCACCGGCCCCAGCGGCCCCGCCGGGGTATCCACCCGACGCCCGCCCGCAAACCCAGTCCAGCCGGTTCCATCAAATCGCGTCGCGCCAGCAGCAACAGTGGCAGATAGGTCAGCGGCATGGCGAATAGACGGAACGATGGGGGACCGATCGACAGAATGCTCAGCAGTAGCCCGATCCACAGGGCGCCGCCACGAATCAGTACCGTTGCGCCGGCCGAGCCGGGCCAGGGCGGCGGCATCATGGCCTCGCCGACGCCCCACGTTTCTTCCCGCGAGTGCGCGCGCGCCAACACCCACCCCAACAACGCCACGCCCAGCAGTATCAGCCCCAGATCCAGTCCCAGCAGCAGGCGCGCGCGCACGAGCAGCCGGTCGCTGCGCTCCGCCAGCCCACCCTGGACTTCTGTGAGCCACTTCTGATTGCCCGCGCGCGTGGCGAGGCTCAGCGCCAACCGATCCCCAAACCATCCGAGTGGAATCGTGCTCTCCAGCTCGTCCCGCAACGCACGCGCTTCGTCCGGTGCCAGCGTGTCATCGTGTAAATAAGCGGCTCCCAACAGACGCGCGTAGACCGGGAAGGGATCCGGCAACTGGGTCCAGCCCGCGATCTTGTCCTCGACGAGATCGATCCGGCCCGCTTCACCCTCAAGAATTGCCAGATAGGCCTGCGAGAGTGGTTTGCCGGATTCCACTGCCAGCTCCTCATACCATTCGATCGCCTGGGCCTGATCGTCTGCCCATCCGGTCGTCGCCTCGTAGAACAGATGCTCCCAAAGGGGGGTCTGCGCGATTGCATAGTCCAGATCCATTGTGCGATTGACGATGAGGGAGAGGGCCCGGTCCGGATCGGCAACGCGCTGGAGACGCGGCGTGGAGAGCACCAGCCCAGCCAGCATGAGGATGCCACCAGCCAGCACGAGGGCGGCCAGGCCCGTCACCAGCCTCGGCCAGAGCGGCTGCGACGGCTGAAGAGGGAATTGGGCTGCCGGTGCGGGCGCAGGCGTTTGTGAAAAATCGGTCTCCAAGGCTGCGCAGTATAGCATCCCAAACGGCCCCTCTGCCCCCTCGACATCGAAGTGGAACGGCCCCCCCCCGCTTCTGTATACTGTTGATGCTATGAACCAGCAGGAAGACCGCCCCCTCACCGACCGCCGTTACGAACGCGCCGGATATCGGCTGCTAAAATGGGCCCTGGCCTGCCTGACGATCGGTCTAATCGCAGGAGGCTTCTTCTGGTGGCTCAATGAATGGAAAGCCGCGCAGGAGAAACCCCCGACGCTGGCGCCTCAAGTGGTGGCCGACTATCTCCACGCCGTCATCGAAGCGCAGCGCACCGTCTACACGACCAAAGTCATCGACCCTCTGGAGGCCAAGGGTGTGCATGCTGAGGAACACTGGAAGCAGCAGAAGGCCCTGCCGCTGCCTGCGCAGATGGTCCTCGAAAGCGGACGTCTCGTGGCCCAGACCAATCTGGGCATCAAATACCGTTTGGCCAGCCTCACGCCCATCTATGTGTGGAACGCGCCGGCCAATGATTTCGAGCGCAAGGGACTTGAAGCTGTAACCAAAACTCCCAATCAACCCTACACTGGGTTCGTCAGCGAAGGTCGCAACCGATACTTTAAGGCCATCTATGCCGACAAGGCCTTCTCGGAAGCCTGCGTCACTTGCCACAACGCCCATAGCAACAGCTCGAAAAAAGACTACCGGCTCAACGACGTGATGGGCGGCCTCATCATCACGATTCCGATCAACGAATCATGACCGTCATGACGAAGGCGGGCTATGCCATCCAGCACGTGCGCGTGGTGGACGGACTTGGACGGACTTGGCCACGGGCGACCGTTGTGATCAAGGGCGACCGCATCGCAACCGTGGACGACGCGAAATCGCCGTCCATCCCACGCGACGTCACGCGCATCGACGGCCGCGGGCTCACGCTGCTACCGGGCCTCATGGACTGCCACGTGCACCTGTGCCTGGGCGGGGATGCCGACGTGGTCAAGACCGTGCAGGGGGACGATCCAGCGCTGACCCTGCTGAAGGCTGCGCGCTATGCGAAGCAGACGCTGGAAGCCGGTTTCACAACCGTGCGTGACGTGGGCTTCCGTGACCATGCCGTGTTCCAGCTCAAACGTGCCATCACCGATGGACTGCTGCCCGGTCCGCG
Coding sequences within:
- a CDS encoding formylglycine-generating enzyme family protein, whose amino-acid sequence is MGRGWPAVLIVCVACLPISVDAQINKLRKQKNEATVRGDDTSMAAIPAGEFSMGLDGVAALEDERPRHKVHLDAYSMDVYEVTVARYARFLAATHRDPPAYWETVKLVEHGDRPVIGVDWEDAQAYCHWAGKRLPTEAEWEKAARGTDERPYPWGVQKPASDLANHGLGARFSYEQVLQPVGTYEKGKSPYGLFDMGGNVWEWTQDWYEGNYYEKSPKKNPSGPELGQFKVLRGGSWSDMAKYMLTYGRFKLPPGTRNSYTGFRCARPVTGDP
- a CDS encoding class I SAM-dependent methyltransferase, encoding MKRVLEPELMDDDEQASAYAKADFDEENQAFVNLFREYFPNFSEGHVLDLGCGPANIPIRFVKALPKCRVTAVDASLPMIKLAEAAVREAGLAAQIALKCERIQALTLAERADAVLSNSLLHHIPNPLQFWHGLKTQVKPGACVLVMDLVRPESPEAAQAIVNRYAATELAILRRDFYNSLLAAFTEDEVAAQLAEMNLSRLLIDVIDDRHWVVGGTIL
- a CDS encoding MOSC domain-containing protein encodes the protein MTNPHLHQISVSTGGVPKRAVPRARVTKHGVEGDRQRNLEVHGGPDRAICLYALELIEALRKEGHSIAPGSAGENFTIAGLVWKHVEPGTKLRVGDEVRVEVLSYTAPCKHNACWFKDGDFSRIAQKSHPGWSRVYAKVLAEGTVKQGDPVVVEA
- a CDS encoding 50S ribosomal protein L11 methyltransferase, producing MAQNWIEVRWTGSADAGEVLGLLGDPAVSGAWQENGAVRLYWPADRWSPDRLAVLKRVLSLCGDTSVSITVDQVPAQDWNKQWAKSVTPIRIGRRIVLRPSWQRMELQSGDIELVLDPKQAFGTGHHATTAMLLEWLEDCIHGGERVLDVGTGSGILAMVALKLGAKAAIGIDNDPVAIDCARDYATDNRFGPELDLRVATLDALGSHPFDLILANLDRPTLLEAGRLFEPLLAHGARVLVSGVLLEDRSEIAGVFSEAGGVIVASKERAGWLAVQILKPDSCDGGV
- a CDS encoding CPBP family intramembrane metalloprotease gives rise to the protein MLYCAALETDFSQTPAPAPAAQFPLQPSQPLWPRLVTGLAALVLAGGILMLAGLVLSTPRLQRVADPDRALSLIVNRTMDLDYAIAQTPLWEHLFYEATTGWADDQAQAIEWYEELAVESGKPLSQAYLAILEGEAGRIDLVEDKIAGWTQLPDPFPVYARLLGAAYLHDDTLAPDEARALRDELESTIPLGWFGDRLALSLATRAGNQKWLTEVQGGLAERSDRLLVRARLLLGLDLGLILLGVALLGWVLARAHSREETWGVGEAMMPPPWPGSAGATVLIRGGALWIGLLLSILSIGPPSFRLFAMPLTYLPLLLLARRDLMEPAGLGLRAGVGWIPRRGRWGRCWRLVAIVSATGLLVEWLVTMITQPMGLGSHWTEGFDEALVWGDGMELATSLVETIVFAPVFEEIVFRGLFFATLRRRFGFVASALISASVFAVAHGYGLLGFISVLWSGLLWAWVYERSGSILPGILAHMVNNASVCLSIILMLR
- a CDS encoding DUF3365 domain-containing protein → MNQQEDRPLTDRRYERAGYRLLKWALACLTIGLIAGGFFWWLNEWKAAQEKPPTLAPQVVADYLHAVIEAQRTVYTTKVIDPLEAKGVHAEEHWKQQKALPLPAQMVLESGRLVAQTNLGIKYRLASLTPIYVWNAPANDFERKGLEAVTKTPNQPYTGFVSEGRNRYFKAIYADKAFSEACVTCHNAHSNSSKKDYRLNDVMGGLIITIPINES